A segment of the Triticum urartu cultivar G1812 chromosome 1, Tu2.1, whole genome shotgun sequence genome:
GTATCTTTGCCGGGAAGAGTGACATGTTAGATAAGTTCAGCCTTCCTAATCGGGCCTTCGCGTCCTCCCGACTAGAGGCAACCTGAAGAAATGACGCGTGGTGAGGTATATCTCCATCAAACTCAAGGACATACAAGAGGCATCGAGGGAGCAACCCAtcaataaagagcaaactatagAGATGATATTGGCCGTAGGTCTTTAATCCTGTTTGGGTTCTTAACCTTTGGTGTATGAGCACAACTACTGTATCATTCCAACTTGATGGAATCTCACCACCATTCAACACGGCGAGGACCTCGTCTACAATCTTGTCCCCCATAAAGTGCCAGTGCTTCTTATAGATAATGGACGGCATCCCGTCCGGTCCCGAGGCCTTGAGATCCCCGATATGATCAAGAGCGGCCTTGATTTCTTCTCGGGAAAATTCAGCATTAAGCATATCCTGCATGGCGGTAGTGACCCTTGGCTCCACTTTCTCAATAAGGTCAGCCAAATTGGAACCACTATGTGAGGTGAAGAGTTCCTGAAAAAAGAGAGCAGACATAGTCAGATAAACCCTCTCCTTCCTTCACCATGGATCCATCCTCCCTCTTCAACTCCTTCACTCTATTAGCCTTCTTCCTCGCTGATGCATAGGCCATAAAATATCGAGTACTCCTATTCCCGTCCTTGATCCAGGTTATGTGGGTACGTTGCTTCGCCTTGATGTTCTTCTTATCCTCCAAGTCGCGCACCACTCCCCGCAGTCTTGCTTCCTCCCTAACTTTATGTTCAGAGACTTGATCCTTCATACGCCTTTCAAGGTCAGATCGAGCCTTTTTGAGCCGCCCCTCCAACTCTCCTACAACTTCTTTATGCCATCTCTTCACTCTACCCGCCACCTTGCCCATAGCACCTACTACTCCTCCCTCTCCTGCTACCCAACTTTCTTGTTGGAATATTCGCTCCCTTGCCAAAATTTCCCGTCAAAATATTCTGCTCCTGGTTGCATGCCAAAATTCGGCGAGCGGAATGACATGTTTCTCTTCGCTGTACACTGTCGTTGCCACCTGATTGTCCATGAGAACGAAGAACCGCGACGCCCCGATCACATATATACATGTGGGTAGCCTTCTCCATCTGCTGTCATCCCAAATTTGGTCCATGATTTTATGTGTATTTATCTGCATTTCACTTTCATCACTTCTTGCACTTTTTATATATTCTTGCACATGGTGGTTACTGAAAAAAAGCAAGTATATTTATTTGCCACTTGTATTGCTACACTATGATGTCTATTTCACATAAAATAATGGAGAACAAGATGAAATACTTGTATTGGCGCGGATTGAGAGTTGACGTTGAATTCGGACATGGACGAAGATGCGTGAATTACATGAAGCTATAGCTATTACGCAACCACTTACATAACAAAGTGTTCTGCCGCTCTCCAAACTTATAGAAGCCGTCAACTCGGTGTCTTATGTGTTCGGGCTCCACACAAATGTTGTTCTCCTTGTTGCACCGCTTAGATGTATTTTCCCGCTAAAATATTTCGAATCCGATTCCGGGTCTAAAGTTCAAATGAAAATAAAAACCTCAACCTAACGTAGTCGCGACTCGCACAACTATTGTGTGGATTAGTTGGATTTTCTATAGAAATATTTTTGGTCCCGCTAAATTTCATGCTAAAATAACTATATTTTGGACCGGAACCGTGAATATCACGGTCCACTACCACTCTCGTGCTTAAAATCTAGTGTGGCGAGATGTGACCCCCTTCTCATGCCCAGACCAAACCAACCTACTTCTCTTTGTTTGATTTGGGTGGGCGACTAGGATCGCTTCATGAGGGGGTCAATTTGTGTGAGGTCGCGACAAACGAATGAGCGAGCGGCGATCCATAGTAGTAGTCACTTGTAGTTCCCGACAAGCAGCAAAAGCATCAATCCATGGGATATGCGATCCATTCTGAGCGGGAGGTCAAGATAAGTTGTAGAGGAGATGAATCCGTGGGAGGCACGATTCACCGGTCATAAATCAGTGAATAATATATACTATTATCACAGATTAGCCTTGATGACAACCAACCAACGAATCGACACCTCCTATGATATGTTGCGGGCCATGAAGAGGACGGAAGTTTTTATGATCAAGATGCAAGTGAGATGGACCGGTGTAATCTTTATAATTTAGTCAAAGGATAATCCCTTCTCCCTCATGTTGTTTCTAAATATGTTATTTTTAGTCAATTATTTTTGAACCTCTAATTTAAAGACTGTTTTTTGCGGGAAAAAAACTATTGTTGCTCATGTAAGAAAAAATAATTAATAATATATGTTTGTGTACATCACTCGTTGTAGAGGCTGAGGTTCTCTCCCTCTTTTAAAAAAAGTGTAAGAAAGCCCTTTATCTTCATTGCATCGTATAAATTTCCATTGTTATCACCATTATTGAATGCCATGTTAACTAAGTATCATAGCAGTTTCTAATATATTTTTCCCATGTTGTTGATTAGTCATACAACATTGAGAGGTGGGGTAAAGGAGAAGACACGTATATCCGTCTCATGATAACAACCCCAGAATGTCACTCAAGATTATACGTAACCAGAAAAGCAAAAGACAGGGTAGGCAACATCCAAGGAGCAAACTAACAAACAAACGTTCAAGTAATCAGTTGGCGATAGCATTATGTAGGTCTGTGTTTCTCAACGTACAAGCTATCTTAATTAACTTATCAATTTGTATTGTTTTTCGCTTAAGTTTTTTGGCTTCAATTTCGACAGCAACACGTGGGGTTTCATCTAGTTATTCAGAAATTTGGTCACATAAACCACACAGTTAATTACTTGCTACAATACTGCAAAATTTCAAAAACTCAGGATGGCCTCCTCTACTTCTCACAACAGCAAATACAGAAAAATCACACCTCAATAGTTACCTATCTTACCGGGAGATGCACTCTGACTTTGGAATGGAAAGAAGTGTGATGCATGATTAATATTCATACGTGTTAAAACTCAACCCAGAGACCAAGTTACAACACACGGGATCTATTAAATGTGAGAAGACGCGTCACGACATCTGTCATTGATGGTCTTTGATCCACATCCAGGTTAAGACATTCCACAGCAATACCTGCCAGAGTGTCAAGAAGCTCCAAATCTCCTGCTACGACAATTTCCTTATCAAACAACTCAGTTGCTTTCTTCCCTTCTTTATGACACTCAAGGAAACTCGTCACTAAGCTGTTATTGTCGGAATGAGTGGCCTTCTTCCTGCTAATGACCTCTAAGATGACAACCCCAAAACTGTAGACATCACTTTTTTCAGTCAGTCGACCTGTTTGCAGGTATACTGGATCCATATAAGTCATGTCACCAATGACATTTGCAGTGTGTTCCTTATCTATTGCAATCAACCTCGATATGCCAAAGTCTGAGATCTTTGGCACAAAGTTGTCATCCAAAAGTATATTGGCTGGTTTAACATTACCGTGCAAGATTTTGGTATGGGCTTGGGAATGCATATAAGCTAGACCATGTGCCGATTCCACAACAATGCTTAGGCACACATCCAAGTTGAGCGGCTCCCTCTTGTCAGACTCGTGAAGAATGTCATGCAAGCTTCCTTTGGAAATGAACTCGTACACTAGCATGGGGGTATCCACTTCTAGGCAACAACCTATAAGCTTAACAATGTTCTTGTGGATGACTTGAGACTGTATGATGACTTCATTTGCAAATTGCTTGTTCTCCAGCACATTACCACTAATTGGTTTCTTTACTGCAACTAGTATGTTATCAACAACCCCCTTGTAAACTTCACCAAAGCCACCTTTTCCAATTAAATTGCTACTTTTCAAAATTGGCTTGAGCTCCTCCTTTTTGAAAAGCTTTATAACTTTAGCTTTCTCCAAGGTAAGACCACCATTTTTCTCATAAAACTCTCTGGTCTTCCGCTTCTCTTTTCGAATAATAATAATGAATGCCACAAATGCGATGACAAGTGTACCACCTATTACACCTATATATGGACAAATAAGCAAACCTAAATATTTTAATGAAAAATATCCTGATTATTGTTCTGCTAACAAATTCAGTAAGTTCATTTTTAAAGTTTACACATTGCTTTGAGTAACTGTATATATTTAACTTAAAGAAAAGTAAGATACTGAATTGAATGTACTCGCATCTCAGAGCCTACATGATACTATAAGATTGTGGCCCTCGGTGGGGAATTGTTTGTTCATCGGCAAATTTTAACATGGTCCCTCTTAAAACTGCTCTTGTTCATCAGTTGACTCGAACTTTGTTAAGTCAGGTCACTTGTAGATCTCAAACAATACTCATCACTCCCCTCACATCTACCCACTCATTCAGCTAGCTAGATAACTCTAGGAGGGACTAAACTATAACAAAATATTAcctccatcccaaaattcttgtcttagatttgtctagataggAATGTATAAAACGTGTCTAGATACAtactaagacaagaattttgggacaaGGGGAGTACATATAATAAGAGCTGCATATAAAGATTACTTAATTTGTGTTGTCTATTTTAAGTGAACGTAGATAAATTAAATATTTGCGGAACTGATAATTAGCAAAATCAAAAGATTCAAAGTAGTTTGCCTGAGGTTAGCTATGGAAATCTGTGCAACAAGTGGGAACTTTGGAGCGCAGGGTCCAGTTCTTGGGTCATCGCTCTCATAACCTGGATGACAGGTGCATTGGTAAGATCCTTGAGTGTCCTTGCAGATACCGTAGCAAGGATACTTTGCTGGATGTGCACATTCATCTATATCTGTGTTGCGCAAATTCACAAAAATAGTCATTAGGGCATCGATCGACCTCCTTAAACCATATTTCTAATAACAACGGTGTCTTAGAAAACATGCAGTCAGACTTCTATTTTGAGCACTGATTAACAAGAAAAAAAAAGATCTTCATATGTATTGGCCGGAAACTACACCATCAAATTTGTCAAGAAAAATACTAGTTTCATATTTGATCTGTTCGTACATATTTCAATCAAAGATTGACGGTCAAAGTTACTAAATGCTAAGTAAAAAATGTCACCATGTTAGCACAGTATAAAACAGAGGGTGTACAACTACAGCGTACTAGTAGGAGCAGTACTACCGGTTTTCTCTTTCAGTTTTAGACAAAATCCAGCAAGCAACCGAAATCAATTTCGGTTTGCATTTCGTTCAGAGGGCCGAACTACTCTATTGGATTCAATTAAATATTTGAAAAAATGGAAAATATTTAAATTCCTGTATACTACTGAAATAATTTGGTGGAAAGGTAAATATTTCAGGGACTACTGAGATTACCGAAA
Coding sequences within it:
- the LOC125550930 gene encoding wall-associated receptor kinase 2-like, which produces MRLSSDRAESLVMLPIGWMCFNASSPSEASDFSYAETEMNKDGVYRISNTHNMLVVLGCNTFAYTASGKTQGGTDAYTYYTGCMSFCNNSASAQDGLCAGVGCCRLDIPPGLTGNYFKFRAYNHSTMMDYSPCDYAFLVDRNNYTFRRSDLRMDTNRTSPVWLDWAIRGNGSVDITAGDVLSCTQAPKTGQYACVSAYSDCVDSTNGPGYNCKCSEGYEGNAYLADGCTNIDECAHPAKYPCYGICKDTQGSYQCTCHPGYESDDPRTGPCAPKFPLVAQISIANLRQTTLNLLILLIISLLICPYIGVIGGTLVIAFVAFIIIIRKEKRKTREFYEKNGGLTLEKAKVIKLFKKEELKPILKSSNLIGKGGFGEVYKGVVDNILVAVKKPISGNVLENKQFANEVIIQSQVIHKNIVKLIGCCLEVDTPMLVYEFISKGSLHDILHESDKREPLNLDVCLSIVVESAHGLAYMHSQAHTKILHGNVKPANILLDDNFVPKISDFGISRLIAIDKEHTANVIGDMTYMDPVYLQTGRLTEKSDVYSFGVVILEVISRKKATHSDNNSLVTSFLECHKEGKKATELFDKEIVVAGDLELLDTLAGIAVECLNLDVDQRPSMTDVVTRLLTFNRSRVL